CGAAGAACGCAAGTTATCTACGATCTCTTCTGACAAATAAGACTTACCTTCTCTGGTTTGAGTACTCGTGATTGTAATAATTGGCTGGGGAACATCTTTCAACTCAATCAGTATTTTATTGGTAATCTGATTGATCAAAGCCTTCCTGATTATTTTTTGATTTTCTTTGACTTTCTTCTTTTTGGTCACAGGTATGGCTCCCGCAAATGGCAAACCTACTGCTTTCATTGCCCTTGCTGGGCTCTTCAGGGTGGTATCCAGTAGCTCGGTGGCTATTACAAATGCCAAAGACCCAATGGCACCCACCATAAACCCTAAAATAATGAGTAATACTTTTTTATTGGGTTTTTTTGACACACTTGGCTTATCTACGACCTCCAGGTTCGACGACAGCTCAATATTTTGTTGGCGAATCAACGCTTGATTTAATCCGTGCAAAATTTCAATATATGCGCGTTCTTCTACACCTACTTCCCGTTCCAGTTTTTTGAGCCTGGATCCTAGTGGAGCAAAACGATCATACTCTTTGTCTATATCTTTGATACGATCCTCAAAAATCTTTACCCTTGCTTTTGCCTGTTCTACCAAAATAAGGTTGGCGAGCCATTCGTTTAGCAAAGTTTTAACGGCAATACCCCCTCCTGTAGAGTACTGATAATTGTACATATTGAGCACCTCTTTTTGCAAGTCCTTTTTTAAGGCTTCTATTTCTTGCTTCAGCGCTGTTTGGTTTTGGTCAACAGTAGGATCATTTTCGGCAGGTTTGCGGGTTTTTTGCAGCGCCAATGCCACAATCAGGTTCGATAGGCGTTTCTTTTTGATAAGAATTTCATCATTTTTGGCAAAAAACTCTTTGTTGATATTGAGCTTTTTTTCCAATTCTTTTAATACTGCTCTGGATGCTTCCAGGTTTCCTACTTCTTTTTTGTAAGCATCTGTAATATCACTTTTTTGCCCGGCTATAGATTTAGTTTGTTCGTAGTAATTTAATATTTTACCGTTTTCACGGAATATTTTTAAGCGGTTTTCTACCCCATTTAATTTAGCTTTTGCTTTATTGAGTTGTGCCTCAAAGTAAGCGACCACATCTCCTGTCTCCGATTTTTTTAGAAATTTATAACGTTTGATAAATTTTTCGACAACAAAAATCAACGTATTCCGACTGATAAATGCATCATCGGTGCCGTATTTAATGGTAATCATGTCGCTTGAACCTAAGCGCCTGGCCGATACACGCGACATTGCCCGGTAACTGTAGTAGGGGTGGTTGCTATTGAGTATTTTATTGAGCCACTCTGGTTGGTTGGTTTCAATAGACTTGTAGAGTTTGTCATAAGTAGCCTTAAAGTTACCTTTAACTACCAATTGTTTTCTTACTGTAGGGGTTACTATTTTTTTTAGTTTGTCGTAAGCTTTTACCCCTATAATACCTGAGGTGGGTTTGTCGAGCAATAAATGTTGAGTGAGTAAACTCAGGGCAACTTCTTTTTGAGTTTCTTTGGCTTTGATCACATTGATCAAGTTATCAAAGGCATTATTTACACTAAAGTAATCTATTCTTGAGCTTCCGGTAGACTCAATATTATAGCCTGAGGCTATGCCTGTATAAATCAAAGTTTCTGCCTCATATTTATTAGGCATGTCTTTGACCAGGTAGTATACTCCAGCGGCTAAAGCTACAGGTATAAAAATGAGTAGCTTTATATTATGGACTATTAGACGAACAAAGTCTATTAAGTTCATTTTTTGTGATTTAGAAACTGTTTAATGGCTTACCAACAAATTGTTCCAGCTTTAAGTAGGCTTTTTCATAGCTGTTTTTTCCTTGTTCAAACTCCTGATGGGCGTTGGAGGTGAGCTCGATGATTCGGCTTAGCTCAGCTATTTTGATTTGCCCCTGGGTAAACTCTTTCTCGGCTACTTGTCGCTGTAAAGCAAGTGTTTGCATCTTTTCACTTTTAATATGTAGCAAAGTTTGGGCTAATTCCAGGTTTTTGTATAGTTCTGTTACTTGCCATACAATTTCTCTTTCAATAGAAAGTAGTTGGTTTTCTGAAGCATTTTTCTCTTGAATAGCCACTTGAGTGACATGTTTTGCTCCTGAAAAGTCAAATAAAGAGAATCTGAGAGTAAAGCCGGCGCGGTAATTCCCTCCGTTTTTCAAGGCAAGTGTTTCCACATTGCCCGTATTAGAGTTAATATTAGTGACCGAAAAGTTGTTGGTGTAGCTATACCCCGCATCCATAAACACTTTATTCATCCATCGCTTTTTTCTTTCTTTGATATTGGCTTTGTCACGGAGAATGATTGATTGCTGATATTTTACCTGTGGAGAACTGTTGATTGCTGCTTCAGTTAACGCTGCCAGTGGTGGTAAGCGAAAAGCTGACCACGCGGTGTCTGTTTGTGCATTGGTGTTGAAGCAAGTCAATAATAAGACCCATCCGATGTATAAATACTTGTGCATCCTTAGTTTCTACTGTTTCAAATAGTAAAGAGAAGTTAGCAGGCTTTCTCTTAGGAATGGTGTAAAAATAAAGTTCTATAGTAACGCCAAAATATTTTGTTGGCAGGAGAGGCAAAAAAACGCGGCATAGCAGCGCTACGGCAAGTTTTTTTAACGAATTCTGTCAGCGAAAGATGACGTTAAAAATGTAAATTTATTTTGGTACTATTCCTTAATTTGGGAACCTGTGTGAATGATTGATGATTACTTTGAGTACAAAATTAAACAAGTACACTATAACATTTAGTTTATAGCCAATAATTTATTTAAAATTTTGTGTCAACACAGGTTTTTTTTACACTTTTTCGGATTGCAACAAAGCAGGGAACGTTTTCAGAATAATCTTCATATCCATCATAAACGAGTGCTTTTGTGCATACTCATTGTCAAGGGCTATGCGCTCTTCGGTAGACATATCTGCTTTGCCTCGTTTGGTTACTTGCCACAAGCCTGTAATTCCAGCAGGCGCATCAAAACGTTGAATGGTCTGATCTTTCGTAAGCTTTTCTGCTTCATACAATGGCAAAGGGCGGTTACCTACCAGCGACATGTCACCTCGAAGTACATTGAATAGCTGAGGTATTTCATCGATACTGGTTTTTCGTATAAAAGCGCCCACTTTAGTAATTCGAGGGTCTTTGGCTAGTTTCATAAAAACTGCTTCATCCTCTTTTTCTTCTACTTCGCTTTTTACTTTCTCACACACTACCCCCTCGTCTGTCCACAATGGTTGCTGACAAGCACATTTTTTCAACACACAATCTGCACAGTTTTTCATCTCAGTTTTAGCTTTTTCTTTTTTGGCGGGTGCTTTGTATTGGTTGAGGTGCTTTAGCTCTTCCAAACGTTGGTCAGCATCTTGATACATAGAGCGAAACTTGAGCAAAGGAAATACTTTGTAATTAGTTCCTACTCGTTTTGAAGTATACAACGGATTTCCTTTAGACTCTAGTCTGATAATGATGGCCACTAATAGCAAGATAGGAGACAACAGTAACAAGGCTGAGCCTGCGGCTACAATATCAAAAGCTCTTTTGAAAAAATTAACGTGTTTTTTTGTCGACGC
This window of the Microscilla marina ATCC 23134 genome carries:
- a CDS encoding sugar transferase, which gives rise to MKTSTLLYINPNKQETFAFQANLGQDYKIVHFKDLDSLHRSSSRVIREADVCICAVHESIIEFTGFLSKIRREYSKQQLPVLFIYPEYLSDSPLFQHVPTGVNDILSDELSYKMLKLRINSLLKKKSYNDLNAQPKASTKKHVNFFKRAFDIVAAGSALLLLSPILLLVAIIIRLESKGNPLYTSKRVGTNYKVFPLLKFRSMYQDADQRLEELKHLNQYKAPAKKEKAKTEMKNCADCVLKKCACQQPLWTDEGVVCEKVKSEVEEKEDEAVFMKLAKDPRITKVGAFIRKTSIDEIPQLFNVLRGDMSLVGNRPLPLYEAEKLTKDQTIQRFDAPAGITGLWQVTKRGKADMSTEERIALDNEYAQKHSFMMDMKIILKTFPALLQSEKV
- a CDS encoding GumC family protein — protein: MNLIDFVRLIVHNIKLLIFIPVALAAGVYYLVKDMPNKYEAETLIYTGIASGYNIESTGSSRIDYFSVNNAFDNLINVIKAKETQKEVALSLLTQHLLLDKPTSGIIGVKAYDKLKKIVTPTVRKQLVVKGNFKATYDKLYKSIETNQPEWLNKILNSNHPYYSYRAMSRVSARRLGSSDMITIKYGTDDAFISRNTLIFVVEKFIKRYKFLKKSETGDVVAYFEAQLNKAKAKLNGVENRLKIFRENGKILNYYEQTKSIAGQKSDITDAYKKEVGNLEASRAVLKELEKKLNINKEFFAKNDEILIKKKRLSNLIVALALQKTRKPAENDPTVDQNQTALKQEIEALKKDLQKEVLNMYNYQYSTGGGIAVKTLLNEWLANLILVEQAKARVKIFEDRIKDIDKEYDRFAPLGSRLKKLEREVGVEERAYIEILHGLNQALIRQQNIELSSNLEVVDKPSVSKKPNKKVLLIILGFMVGAIGSLAFVIATELLDTTLKSPARAMKAVGLPFAGAIPVTKKKKVKENQKIIRKALINQITNKILIELKDVPQPIITITSTQTREGKSYLSEEIVDNLRSSGKKVLQINPANSSNNQQYKSDYEYMVNPDLPEKQTLEELVDISLEEVEFDYILLELPGFVKGMLPLKMLKQANLNVLIVRANRSWKKSDKYLSDTYLSQDDVKHLMILNGVKPHYIEELVGDYGQSPYSLRAWVKRAFRLEFKSKKKIN
- a CDS encoding TolC family protein is translated as MHKYLYIGWVLLLTCFNTNAQTDTAWSAFRLPPLAALTEAAINSSPQVKYQQSIILRDKANIKERKKRWMNKVFMDAGYSYTNNFSVTNINSNTGNVETLALKNGGNYRAGFTLRFSLFDFSGAKHVTQVAIQEKNASENQLLSIEREIVWQVTELYKNLELAQTLLHIKSEKMQTLALQRQVAEKEFTQGQIKIAELSRIIELTSNAHQEFEQGKNSYEKAYLKLEQFVGKPLNSF